In Candidatus Marinimicrobia bacterium CG08_land_8_20_14_0_20_45_22, one genomic interval encodes:
- a CDS encoding GlcNAc-PI de-N-acetylase — MLNLNRKLRILAIGAHPDDIEIGCGGTLAKYAHLGHDVYLFIATDGAAGGDSAMRRQEQEVSKSIMKSREIFWGDFSDTQINIDQISINLIEGVIHKIQPDLIFINYHDDTHQDHRHIAAITISATRYIPNVLFYETPTTQNFQPHLYVDIGQKFFDLKIQMLNAHASQVNRTNILNMSILEVARSAAHFRGVQARVPFAEAFESVRLIINIPDFHDSAL; from the coding sequence ATGCTGAATCTGAATAGGAAATTGCGCATTCTGGCAATCGGCGCGCATCCCGATGATATCGAAATCGGTTGCGGCGGTACGTTGGCAAAATACGCACACCTTGGCCATGATGTATATTTATTTATCGCCACGGATGGCGCGGCAGGCGGAGACTCGGCAATGCGTCGTCAGGAACAAGAAGTCTCTAAATCCATCATGAAATCTAGAGAAATTTTCTGGGGCGATTTTTCCGACACACAGATTAACATCGACCAAATATCCATCAATCTTATAGAAGGCGTTATCCATAAAATTCAACCTGACTTGATTTTCATCAATTATCACGATGACACACATCAGGATCATCGGCATATTGCGGCAATTACCATTTCTGCTACACGCTATATTCCAAACGTTCTGTTCTACGAAACGCCTACGACCCAGAATTTTCAGCCGCATCTTTATGTGGACATCGGACAGAAATTTTTCGACTTGAAAATTCAGATGTTGAATGCGCATGCGTCGCAGGTCAACCGAACGAATATTTTGAACATGTCAATTTTGGAAGTCGCACGATCGGCGGCTCACTTCCGCGGCGTTCAGGCGCGCGTCCCGTTTGCTGAAGCATTCGAGTCCGTACGGCTCATCATCAATATACCGGATTTTCATGATTCCGCATTATAA